One window of the Paenibacillus beijingensis genome contains the following:
- the clpC gene encoding ATP-dependent protease ATP-binding subunit ClpC, protein MMFGRFTERAQKVLALAQEEAVRLGHNNIGTEHILLGLIREGEGIAAKALIGLGLGLEKIQDEVEALIGRGQEQPTNIAYTPRAKKVIELSMDEARKLGHTYVGTEHILLGLIREGEGVAARVLNNLGISLNKARQQVLQLLGSSEAVSSSHGAPANVSTPTLDGLARDLTATARDGNLDPVIGRSKEIERVIQVLSRRTKNNPVLIGEPGVGKTAIAEGLAQKIIANEIPETLRDKRVMTLDMGSVVAGTKYRGEFEDRLKKIMDEIRQAGNIILFIDELHTLIGAGGAEGAIDASNILKPALARGELQCIGATTLDEYRKYIEKDAALERRFQPITVDQPTPEEAIQILMGLRDRYEAHHRVKITDDSIVAAVKLSDRYITDRFLPDKAIDLIDEAGSKVRLNSYTVPPDLKQLESRLEDVRKEKDAAVQSQEFEKAAALRDTEQKIREELDVTKNNWKEKQGRTDSEVTPEDIAEIVASWTGIPVRKLAEEETERLLKMESILHDRVIGQNDAVKAVSRAIRRARAGLKDPKRPMGSFIFLGPTGVGKTELARALAEAMFGDENAVIRIDMSEYMEKHSTSRLVGAPPGYVGYEEGGQLTEKVRRKPYSVVLLDEIEKAHPEVFNILLQVLEDGRLTDSKGRVVDFRNTLIIMTSNVGADQIKRNSTLGFTASQDAGREFTLMKDKVMGELKKSFRPEFLNRIDESIVFHSLEQEHITEIVTLMSEELRKRLREQEVDFTLTDAAKSFLAKEGFDQQYGARPLRRAIQKHIEDRLSEDLLLGKINKGDTLVIDEKEGTLTVEPVGAGSSKS, encoded by the coding sequence ATGATGTTTGGAAGATTTACGGAACGCGCTCAGAAGGTACTTGCTCTTGCTCAAGAGGAAGCGGTACGTCTTGGACACAACAATATCGGCACGGAACACATTTTGCTCGGCCTGATCCGCGAAGGCGAAGGCATTGCGGCGAAAGCGCTGATCGGCCTCGGCCTCGGCCTTGAGAAAATCCAGGACGAAGTCGAAGCGCTGATCGGACGCGGGCAGGAGCAGCCGACGAACATCGCCTATACCCCGCGCGCGAAAAAAGTGATCGAATTGTCGATGGACGAAGCCCGCAAGCTCGGCCATACGTATGTCGGCACGGAGCACATTTTGCTCGGCCTCATCCGTGAGGGAGAGGGTGTAGCGGCACGTGTGCTGAACAACCTCGGCATCAGCCTGAACAAAGCGCGTCAGCAAGTGCTGCAGCTGCTCGGCAGCAGCGAAGCCGTTTCCAGCAGCCACGGCGCGCCGGCGAACGTGAGCACGCCGACGCTTGACGGTCTGGCCCGCGATTTGACGGCAACCGCACGCGACGGCAACCTCGATCCGGTTATCGGCCGCAGCAAAGAAATTGAACGCGTCATTCAAGTGCTCAGCCGCCGCACGAAGAACAATCCGGTGCTGATCGGCGAGCCCGGCGTCGGCAAAACGGCGATTGCCGAAGGGCTGGCGCAAAAAATTATCGCCAACGAAATTCCCGAAACGCTGCGCGACAAACGCGTCATGACGCTCGACATGGGCTCGGTCGTGGCGGGTACGAAATACCGCGGCGAATTCGAGGACCGTTTGAAAAAAATTATGGATGAAATCCGCCAGGCGGGCAACATCATCCTGTTCATCGACGAGCTGCACACGCTGATCGGCGCAGGCGGCGCGGAAGGGGCGATCGACGCCTCCAACATCCTGAAGCCGGCGCTGGCGCGCGGCGAGCTGCAGTGCATCGGCGCGACAACGCTCGACGAATACCGCAAATATATCGAGAAGGACGCCGCTCTTGAGCGCCGCTTCCAGCCGATTACGGTCGATCAGCCGACGCCGGAAGAAGCGATTCAAATTCTGATGGGACTGCGCGACCGTTACGAAGCGCATCACCGCGTAAAAATTACCGACGATTCGATCGTTGCGGCGGTTAAATTGTCGGATCGCTACATCACCGATCGTTTCCTGCCGGATAAAGCAATCGATCTGATCGACGAGGCGGGCTCCAAAGTAAGACTGAATTCGTACACGGTTCCGCCCGATCTGAAGCAGCTCGAAAGCCGTCTCGAAGACGTGCGCAAGGAGAAGGACGCCGCCGTACAAAGCCAGGAATTCGAGAAAGCGGCCGCTTTGCGCGATACCGAACAGAAGATTCGCGAAGAGCTCGACGTGACGAAGAACAACTGGAAAGAAAAACAAGGCCGTACCGACTCCGAAGTAACGCCGGAAGACATCGCCGAAATCGTCGCAAGCTGGACCGGCATTCCCGTCAGGAAGCTGGCTGAAGAGGAAACCGAGCGTCTGCTCAAGATGGAAAGCATTCTGCATGACCGGGTTATCGGCCAGAACGATGCCGTCAAAGCGGTATCCCGCGCAATCCGCCGCGCCCGTGCCGGACTGAAAGATCCGAAGCGCCCGATGGGCTCCTTCATCTTCCTCGGCCCGACCGGCGTCGGTAAAACGGAGCTGGCACGCGCCCTTGCCGAAGCGATGTTCGGCGACGAGAACGCCGTCATCCGGATCGACATGTCCGAGTACATGGAGAAGCATTCCACTTCCCGTCTCGTCGGAGCGCCTCCGGGATATGTCGGCTACGAGGAAGGCGGCCAGCTGACCGAGAAAGTCCGCCGCAAACCGTATTCCGTCGTGCTGCTCGACGAAATCGAGAAGGCGCATCCGGAAGTATTCAACATTTTGCTGCAGGTGCTGGAGGACGGCCGTCTGACCGACTCCAAAGGACGCGTCGTCGACTTCCGCAACACGCTGATAATTATGACGTCCAACGTCGGTGCGGATCAAATCAAGCGCAATTCGACGCTCGGCTTCACGGCTTCCCAGGATGCCGGCCGCGAATTCACGCTGATGAAGGACAAAGTAATGGGCGAGCTGAAGAAAAGCTTCCGTCCGGAGTTCCTGAACCGGATCGACGAATCGATCGTGTTCCATTCGCTGGAGCAGGAGCATATCACCGAAATCGTGACGCTCATGTCCGAAGAGCTGCGTAAACGGCTGCGTGAGCAGGAAGTGGATTTCACGCTTACCGATGCGGCGAAATCGTTCCTCGCCAAGGAAGGGTTCGACCAGCAGTACGGTGCCCGTCCGCTGCGCCGGGCCATTCAGAAGCATATCGAGGACCGTCTGTCCGAAGATCTGCTGCTGGGCAAAATCAACAAAGGCGACACGCTCGTCATTGATGAAAAAGAAGGCACGCTGACCGTAGAGCCGGTCGGAGCGGGATCCTCGAAGTCGTAA
- a CDS encoding PIN/TRAM domain-containing protein, producing the protein MVKRILQLIGILFGGIAGSQAYGWFGGGSANLAAYGIMTSSYGYYTYVAIGALGGYMLMAAFSGRIIGWIGEGARRTAELPTADLLSGAAGLTMGLALSALLYPALPDLKGVGALLPVVVTFTLGLLGLNVGLRKKEELEAGVASLLQKRQEPEPQAEPVNFEEHKIMDTSVIIDGRIADICKTGFIEGTLVIPEFVLEELQHIADSSDLLKRNRGRRGLDILNKIQKELDVKVLIYEGDFEEIGEVDSKLVKLAKVLRGKVLTNDFNLNKVCELQGVSVLNINDLANAVKPVVLPGEEIIVQVIKDGKEHGQGVAYLDDGTMIVVEGGRDYIGMTMEVLVTSVLQTSAGRMIFAKPKLLEKAL; encoded by the coding sequence ATGGTAAAACGTATTTTACAACTTATCGGTATCCTATTTGGCGGTATAGCCGGTTCCCAGGCTTACGGCTGGTTTGGCGGCGGCTCGGCCAATCTGGCGGCTTACGGCATTATGACCAGCTCCTACGGCTATTACACGTATGTGGCGATCGGCGCATTGGGAGGCTACATGCTGATGGCGGCTTTTTCCGGGCGGATCATCGGCTGGATCGGCGAAGGCGCGAGACGGACGGCGGAGCTGCCGACCGCGGACCTGCTGTCCGGAGCGGCGGGGCTGACGATGGGATTGGCGCTGTCGGCGCTGCTCTATCCGGCGCTCCCGGATTTGAAAGGGGTCGGCGCGCTGCTGCCCGTCGTGGTGACGTTCACGCTCGGACTGCTGGGCCTTAATGTCGGGCTCCGCAAAAAGGAAGAGCTGGAAGCCGGCGTTGCGTCGCTGCTGCAAAAGCGTCAGGAACCGGAACCGCAGGCGGAGCCGGTGAACTTCGAAGAGCATAAAATTATGGACACCAGCGTCATTATCGACGGCCGCATCGCGGATATTTGCAAAACCGGGTTTATCGAGGGAACGCTTGTCATTCCCGAATTTGTGCTGGAAGAGCTGCAGCATATCGCCGATTCGTCGGATTTGCTTAAGCGCAACCGCGGACGGCGCGGACTGGACATTTTAAACAAAATCCAAAAAGAGCTCGATGTGAAGGTGCTCATCTACGAAGGCGACTTCGAGGAAATCGGCGAGGTGGACAGCAAGCTCGTGAAGCTGGCCAAAGTGCTGCGCGGCAAAGTGCTGACCAACGACTTCAATCTGAACAAGGTGTGCGAGCTGCAAGGCGTGTCCGTTCTGAATATTAACGACCTGGCCAATGCGGTGAAGCCGGTCGTGCTCCCGGGCGAAGAAATTATCGTACAGGTGATCAAGGACGGCAAGGAGCACGGGCAGGGAGTCGCTTATCTCGATGACGGGACGATGATCGTCGTCGAAGGCGGGCGCGATTATATCGGCATGACGATGGAAGTGCTGGTGACGAGTGTGCTGCAGACGTCCGCGGGCCGGATGATCTTTGCCAAGCCGAAACTGTTGGAAAAAGCGCTGTAA
- a CDS encoding protein arginine kinase, which yields MAKHRFAQEALSEWMKGGGPDSDIVFSSRIRIARNLRHKPFPMLATNQQSQDVMEQLTAVAREGKLNKVGTFETIILSDLSELERRVLVEKHLISPGLANESRSGALILSDNESVSIMINEEDHLRIQCLYPGFQIQEAWSLASRIDDIFEEAADYAFDEKRGYLTSCPTNVGTGIRASVMMHLPALVMTQQINRILSAITQVGLAVRGLYGEGSEAIGNLFQISNQITLGQSENEIITNLYSVVRQIIEHEKAARERLMADSRLRIEDRVRRSYGILSYAAIMDSKESAQRLSDVRLGIDLGLISQVSPQVMNELMVMTQPGFLQQAFDEKMNPDQRDVRRAELIRRQLVPRSEHGGALE from the coding sequence TTGGCAAAACACCGTTTTGCCCAGGAAGCGCTGAGCGAATGGATGAAGGGCGGCGGTCCCGATTCCGACATCGTGTTCAGCAGCCGGATACGGATCGCGCGCAATTTGCGCCATAAGCCGTTTCCCATGCTCGCGACGAACCAGCAGTCCCAAGACGTGATGGAGCAGCTCACAGCCGTAGCCCGGGAGGGCAAGTTGAATAAAGTCGGCACATTCGAAACGATTATTTTGTCCGACCTTAGCGAGTTGGAGCGGAGGGTGCTCGTCGAGAAGCATCTGATCAGTCCGGGTTTGGCCAACGAATCGCGAAGCGGGGCGCTCATATTGAGCGACAACGAATCCGTGAGCATTATGATTAATGAAGAAGACCATTTGCGTATCCAATGTTTGTATCCCGGCTTTCAAATTCAGGAAGCCTGGTCGTTGGCAAGCCGCATTGACGATATTTTTGAAGAAGCGGCCGATTATGCGTTTGACGAAAAAAGAGGGTATTTGACCAGCTGTCCGACCAATGTCGGAACGGGCATCCGGGCATCGGTAATGATGCACCTGCCGGCACTGGTGATGACCCAGCAAATCAACCGCATCCTGTCGGCCATTACTCAGGTCGGCCTGGCTGTCAGAGGACTTTACGGCGAAGGCAGCGAGGCGATCGGGAACCTGTTTCAAATTTCGAACCAGATTACGCTAGGACAGTCGGAGAATGAAATTATTACGAATCTGTACAGCGTCGTCCGGCAAATCATCGAGCATGAGAAAGCGGCGCGCGAGCGGCTGATGGCGGATTCCAGGCTGCGCATCGAGGACCGGGTCAGAAGATCGTACGGCATTTTGTCCTATGCGGCGATTATGGATTCCAAAGAGTCGGCGCAGCGGCTGTCGGATGTCAGGCTCGGCATCGACCTCGGCTTGATTAGCCAAGTTTCGCCGCAGGTAATGAATGAATTGATGGTTATGACTCAACCGGGCTTTTTGCAGCAGGCTTTTGATGAAAAAATGAATCCGGACCAGCGCGATGTCCGCCGCGCGGAACTGATCCGCCGGCAGCTGGTTCCCCGATCCGAACATGGAGGTGCATTGGAATGA
- a CDS encoding CtsR family transcriptional regulator: MRNISDSLEQYLKQILQESPEGAVEIQRNDLADRFSCVPSQINYVISTRFTLEKGYLVESKRGGGGYIRIQRVELPALKAIQGHISQTIGEQVDQNAAEGLIYQLEEADLISRREGNLLRAAICREALALKLPLRDEIRARLLKAMLISLLMK, from the coding sequence TTGCGTAACATTTCCGATTCTTTGGAGCAGTATCTGAAACAGATCCTGCAGGAAAGCCCGGAAGGCGCGGTTGAAATTCAACGCAATGATTTGGCGGACCGCTTCTCTTGTGTGCCTTCGCAAATCAACTATGTCATCAGTACGCGATTTACACTGGAGAAAGGGTACCTGGTTGAAAGCAAGCGCGGCGGCGGCGGATACATCCGCATTCAGCGGGTGGAGCTGCCGGCCCTTAAAGCGATTCAGGGGCACATCAGCCAGACGATTGGCGAGCAGGTGGACCAGAATGCGGCGGAAGGGCTTATTTACCAGCTTGAAGAAGCGGACCTCATTTCCAGGCGCGAAGGCAATCTGCTGCGTGCGGCGATCTGCCGCGAGGCGCTCGCACTTAAACTGCCGCTGCGCGATGAAATCCGGGCCAGATTGCTCAAGGCGATGCTGATTTCATTGCTGATGAAATAG
- a CDS encoding antibiotic biosynthesis monooxygenase gives MIVVTNTIQIKKGHGRQVAARFKNPKGVHTMPGFVKMELLLSESGEEAEELKVVTTWQNKASFDNWVNSDSFKEAHARRSSAGTGGGHPGGKPPEHAGSHLSSPSQGQGGHHSAEQPQDQSGHPGGTAAGPGPIMLGSKLSIHELLFTQEAVSPT, from the coding sequence ATGATCGTTGTGACCAACACCATTCAAATTAAGAAAGGGCACGGGAGGCAGGTGGCCGCGCGGTTCAAAAACCCGAAGGGCGTTCATACGATGCCGGGTTTTGTGAAAATGGAGCTGCTTTTGTCGGAAAGCGGCGAGGAGGCGGAAGAGCTGAAAGTGGTGACGACCTGGCAAAATAAAGCCTCTTTCGACAACTGGGTGAACAGCGATTCGTTCAAGGAAGCGCATGCCCGCCGTTCGTCCGCGGGCACGGGCGGGGGACATCCGGGAGGAAAGCCGCCGGAGCATGCCGGCAGCCATCTGAGCAGTCCATCGCAAGGTCAAGGCGGGCATCACTCCGCAGAGCAGCCACAGGATCAGAGCGGACATCCCGGCGGGACGGCTGCCGGTCCGGGACCGATTATGCTCGGTTCGAAGCTGTCGATTCATGAGCTTCTGTTTACCCAGGAAGCGGTTTCCCCGACATAA
- a CDS encoding UvrB/UvrC motif-containing protein: MLCQECGKRPATLHFTKIINGEKTEFHICESCAREKGDSIPGAPNGFSIHSLLSGLMDFDPSGGAAGLGSKPQTLRCDECGLTYGQFSKLGRFGCSSCYRHFGERLDPLFKRVHGSTVHSGKIPKRCGGRIQTKREIDRLRHDLQSSIEREEFEAAASLRDQIRELEKQIAES, translated from the coding sequence TTGCTTTGTCAGGAATGCGGCAAAAGGCCGGCTACACTTCATTTTACGAAAATCATAAATGGGGAGAAGACGGAGTTTCATATCTGCGAATCGTGTGCACGGGAAAAGGGCGACAGCATCCCCGGCGCTCCGAACGGCTTCTCCATTCACAGTCTGCTGTCGGGACTGATGGATTTCGATCCTTCCGGGGGGGCGGCGGGCCTCGGCTCGAAGCCGCAGACGCTGCGCTGCGACGAATGCGGATTGACTTACGGCCAATTCAGCAAGCTGGGCCGTTTCGGCTGCAGCTCCTGTTACCGTCATTTCGGGGAAAGGCTGGATCCGCTGTTCAAGCGGGTGCACGGCAGCACGGTCCACAGCGGCAAAATTCCGAAACGCTGCGGCGGACGTATCCAAACCAAACGGGAGATCGACCGGCTTCGTCATGATTTGCAGAGCTCCATTGAGCGGGAGGAGTTTGAAGCTGCCGCCAGCCTAAGAGACCAGATCCGCGAGCTGGAAAAGCAAATTGCGGAATCCTAG
- the pssA gene encoding CDP-diacylglycerol--serine O-phosphatidyltransferase, with translation MFTKSIPSLFTVGNLFLGIIAIILVFNDKPDYAAMMVIIAMLLDGVDGRVARALNAQSEFGKELDSLSDVISFGVAPAFIMYVVAFQDMNSAAAWIVTAIFPICGALRLARFNVISGIPGYFVGLPIPAAGGVLATLALFQRDIHPWILLASTLALSFLMVSTVKYPNFKKLGIPKGAIWVIPCIVALAVVLGILFPNHLSKIIFVPLLLYALYGLKKNVSVPMRRLRRKRRASQLPDDTVQPKRSV, from the coding sequence ATGTTTACAAAATCCATACCGAGTCTGTTTACGGTAGGTAATCTGTTTTTGGGGATTATCGCCATCATATTGGTGTTTAACGATAAACCGGATTATGCGGCCATGATGGTCATTATCGCCATGCTGCTGGACGGAGTGGACGGCCGCGTCGCGCGAGCGCTTAATGCGCAAAGCGAGTTCGGCAAGGAGCTTGATTCGCTGTCGGACGTCATTTCATTCGGAGTGGCGCCGGCCTTTATTATGTACGTGGTCGCATTTCAGGATATGAATTCGGCTGCGGCCTGGATCGTAACGGCAATTTTTCCGATCTGCGGGGCGCTGCGGCTGGCGCGGTTCAACGTCATTTCCGGCATTCCCGGATATTTCGTCGGGCTTCCGATTCCGGCTGCAGGCGGCGTACTCGCTACGCTGGCTTTGTTTCAAAGAGATATCCATCCGTGGATTTTGCTGGCCAGTACGCTTGCGCTTTCGTTTCTGATGGTAAGTACGGTGAAATACCCGAACTTCAAAAAGCTCGGCATTCCGAAAGGGGCCATTTGGGTTATCCCCTGCATTGTGGCGCTGGCCGTTGTGCTCGGCATTTTGTTCCCGAACCATTTGTCCAAAATTATTTTTGTGCCGCTGCTGCTTTATGCGCTGTACGGCCTAAAAAAAAACGTTAGTGTGCCAATGAGAAGACTGCGCCGCAAGCGCCGGGCGTCTCAGCTGCCGGACGATACCGTGCAGCCGAAGCGCTCGGTGTAA
- the disA gene encoding DNA integrity scanning diadenylate cyclase DisA, protein MKEQREQETMNQLLPLVAPGTAFREGLENVLRAKTGALIVVGYSPEVMEVVDGGFSINCDFSPNYLYELAKMDGAIILSEDMRRILYANTQLIPDSSITSIETGIRHRTAERVAKQTGKLVVSISQRRNVITLYQGNLRYSLKDMGVILTKANLAIQTLEKYKAVLKQAFTNLSALEFEELVTLQEVAHVIHRVEMVLRIKMEIKRYVNELGTEGRLISMQLEELIVGVEEDAWFLLKDYVRDNNDEKIREIRGSLKKLSNDDLLDRTQIIRLLGYPQGAAIAEEAVSPRGYRLMYRIPRLPIVIMNNLVERFGHLPHIVMATIEELDDVDGIGEVRARAIKEGLKRIQEQMFIDRQI, encoded by the coding sequence ATGAAGGAACAGAGAGAGCAGGAAACAATGAACCAGCTGCTGCCGCTCGTTGCGCCGGGAACCGCATTCCGGGAAGGGCTGGAAAATGTGCTTCGGGCCAAGACGGGGGCGCTGATCGTCGTCGGTTACAGTCCCGAAGTGATGGAAGTGGTGGACGGCGGATTTTCGATCAATTGCGATTTTTCACCCAACTATTTATATGAATTGGCCAAGATGGATGGGGCCATTATATTAAGCGAGGACATGCGCCGCATTCTGTACGCCAATACGCAGCTTATTCCAGACAGTTCCATTACGTCGATCGAGACGGGAATCCGTCACCGGACGGCGGAACGGGTTGCCAAGCAGACGGGCAAGCTGGTCGTGTCCATCTCGCAACGGCGCAACGTGATTACGCTGTACCAGGGCAATTTGCGCTATTCGCTCAAAGATATGGGTGTCATTTTGACAAAAGCAAACCTGGCCATCCAAACGCTTGAGAAGTATAAAGCGGTGCTGAAGCAGGCATTCACCAATTTGTCGGCGCTGGAATTCGAGGAGCTCGTTACGCTGCAGGAGGTGGCCCATGTCATCCACCGGGTGGAGATGGTGCTTCGCATCAAGATGGAGATTAAGCGTTATGTCAATGAGCTGGGAACGGAAGGGCGCCTGATCAGCATGCAGCTGGAGGAACTGATCGTCGGCGTTGAAGAGGATGCATGGTTCCTGCTTAAAGATTACGTTCGCGACAACAATGACGAGAAAATCCGTGAAATCCGGGGTTCGCTGAAAAAATTGAGCAACGACGATCTCCTTGACCGGACGCAAATTATCCGGCTGCTCGGTTACCCGCAAGGTGCGGCAATCGCCGAAGAAGCGGTTTCTCCGCGCGGGTACCGGTTAATGTATCGTATCCCCCGTTTGCCGATCGTCATCATGAACAATCTGGTCGAACGGTTCGGCCATCTGCCGCACATCGTCATGGCGACGATTGAAGAGCTGGATGATGTGGATGGGATAGGAGAGGTTCGGGCACGGGCGATTAAGGAAGGCTTGAAGCGGATTCAGGAACAAATGTTCATTGACAGGCAAATATGA
- the radA gene encoding DNA repair protein RadA, which yields MAKVKVKFICTECGTESPKWLGKCPGCSAWNTMAEEKETVVKTQGAFVTGNGTKEKPRSIIDIESGREPRIETRLNELNRVLGGGVVPGSLILVGGDPGIGKSTLLLQTSHALADTGLKVLYISGEESVRQTKLRADRLGALSKSLFVLCETNMEHINEAIDSLGPDFLVIDSIQTVYEPSVQSAPGSVAQVRECTSHFMRLAKVKGIATVLVGHVTKEGAIAGPRLLEHMVDCVLYFEGERHHSYRLLRAVKNRFGSTNEIGIFEMGEDGLTEVSNPSEQFLSERPLGVSGSTVVASVEGTRPVLVELQALVAPTHFPSPRRTATGVDHNRMALIIAVLEKRIGMFLQTQDAYLNVAGGVRLDEPAVDLAAAVSLASSFRDAPTRPFDVVFGEVGLTGEVRAVSRAEQRVKEAEKLGFKRVIMPEKSLKGWKPPAGIEIIGVGTVSEALKAALE from the coding sequence ATGGCAAAAGTGAAAGTGAAATTTATTTGCACGGAATGCGGCACCGAATCGCCCAAGTGGCTCGGCAAATGCCCTGGCTGCAGCGCGTGGAATACGATGGCGGAAGAGAAGGAAACCGTTGTCAAAACGCAAGGCGCATTTGTTACGGGAAACGGGACGAAAGAAAAGCCGCGTTCCATCATAGATATAGAAAGCGGGCGCGAGCCCAGAATCGAGACACGCCTGAACGAATTGAACCGCGTGCTGGGCGGCGGCGTCGTTCCGGGTTCCCTCATTCTGGTCGGGGGCGATCCCGGCATCGGCAAATCGACGCTGCTGCTGCAAACGTCGCATGCGCTGGCCGATACCGGACTTAAGGTGCTGTATATTTCCGGTGAGGAATCGGTGCGGCAGACGAAGCTGCGGGCTGACCGTCTCGGGGCGCTGTCGAAGTCGCTGTTTGTACTGTGCGAGACGAATATGGAGCATATTAATGAAGCGATCGACTCGCTGGGTCCGGACTTTCTCGTCATCGACTCCATTCAAACGGTCTACGAGCCGAGCGTCCAATCGGCTCCGGGTAGCGTGGCCCAGGTGCGGGAGTGCACGTCGCACTTTATGCGGCTGGCGAAAGTGAAAGGGATTGCGACCGTGCTCGTCGGCCATGTGACCAAAGAAGGGGCGATCGCCGGCCCGAGGCTGCTCGAGCATATGGTCGACTGCGTGTTGTACTTCGAAGGCGAGCGCCATCATTCCTACCGCCTGCTGCGGGCGGTCAAAAACCGCTTCGGCTCCACAAACGAAATCGGCATTTTCGAGATGGGAGAGGACGGCTTGACCGAGGTGTCCAACCCGTCGGAGCAGTTTCTGTCTGAGCGGCCGCTCGGCGTCTCCGGCTCTACCGTAGTGGCCAGCGTCGAAGGAACGCGGCCGGTGCTGGTGGAGCTGCAGGCGCTTGTGGCGCCTACCCACTTCCCGTCGCCGAGACGGACGGCAACCGGCGTCGACCACAACCGGATGGCGCTCATCATCGCCGTGCTGGAGAAGCGGATTGGCATGTTTTTACAGACGCAGGACGCTTATCTTAATGTCGCCGGAGGCGTCCGGCTCGATGAGCCGGCCGTCGATTTGGCCGCGGCGGTCTCGCTGGCGTCGAGCTTCCGGGATGCGCCGACGCGCCCGTTCGACGTCGTCTTCGGCGAAGTAGGGCTTACGGGCGAGGTGCGGGCCGTGTCGCGCGCGGAGCAGCGGGTTAAAGAAGCGGAGAAGCTCGGTTTTAAGCGTGTTATTATGCCGGAAAAAAGTCTAAAAGGGTGGAAACCGCCCGCAGGCATTGAAATCATCGGCGTCGGAACGGTTTCGGAAGCGCTGAAAGCGGCGCTTGAATAG
- a CDS encoding GNAT family N-acetyltransferase — translation MGELEIRVLRADEFDLYLELAQYAFQIEMTEEQTNDARGRFKPEHVTGAFEDGNLAAMLTIIPLDIYLQGAKVQMGGVAGVSSWPEKRRQGCVGKLIAHALEQMRSSGQTVSMLAPFSFSFYRKYGWEMAFEHKKYTIATSFLPPRIDTGGRVERRDNDRELVAEIYEAYASRYNGTLSRSAEWWTTSVYRRKKGSTAVYFGADNRPSGYAIYKVQDRKLTIHELVYLDEEARRALWTFFANHDSMIDETVVTAPADDDLPFLLPNPRIGQEMVPYFMARIVDVEQLVNMYRFAEGVRGHFTLRLTDSYAPWNEGVWRFTADGSGGAALELERGADPVSPETESETAATLEHYDHDNELTCGIETLSAILFGFKRPLELVRAGRLNGSLDSAELLEKLIPRRSTYLLDFF, via the coding sequence GTGGGAGAATTGGAAATTCGCGTTCTGCGAGCGGATGAATTCGATCTTTATCTTGAACTGGCTCAATATGCGTTTCAAATTGAAATGACGGAAGAACAAACGAACGATGCGCGCGGGCGCTTCAAGCCGGAGCATGTAACCGGTGCATTTGAGGACGGGAATCTGGCGGCGATGCTGACGATAATCCCGCTCGACATCTATCTGCAAGGGGCAAAGGTTCAAATGGGCGGAGTCGCCGGGGTCAGTTCGTGGCCGGAGAAGCGCCGGCAGGGTTGCGTCGGCAAGCTGATTGCCCATGCTTTGGAGCAGATGAGGAGCAGCGGGCAGACCGTATCGATGCTGGCGCCGTTTTCGTTTTCTTTTTATCGCAAATACGGATGGGAAATGGCATTTGAACACAAGAAATATACGATTGCGACGAGCTTTCTGCCGCCGAGAATCGATACCGGCGGGAGAGTGGAGCGCAGAGATAACGATCGGGAGCTGGTAGCGGAAATTTACGAAGCGTATGCCAGCCGCTACAACGGGACGCTGTCGCGCTCCGCAGAATGGTGGACAACGTCCGTTTACCGCCGTAAAAAAGGCTCGACTGCCGTATATTTCGGAGCGGACAATCGTCCTTCCGGCTATGCGATTTACAAAGTTCAAGACCGGAAATTGACGATTCACGAGCTGGTTTATTTAGATGAAGAAGCTCGCCGCGCATTGTGGACTTTTTTTGCCAATCACGATTCGATGATCGATGAGACGGTCGTAACCGCTCCCGCAGACGACGATTTGCCGTTTCTGCTGCCGAATCCGCGCATAGGACAGGAAATGGTCCCTTATTTTATGGCGCGAATTGTAGATGTGGAGCAGTTGGTGAACATGTATCGCTTTGCCGAAGGTGTCCGCGGCCACTTTACGCTCAGGCTCACCGACTCTTATGCTCCATGGAATGAAGGGGTTTGGCGCTTCACTGCAGACGGCAGCGGCGGCGCTGCCTTAGAGCTTGAGCGTGGAGCGGATCCGGTCAGCCCGGAAACAGAGAGCGAAACGGCCGCCACACTTGAGCACTACGATCACGATAATGAACTTACTTGCGGAATCGAGACGCTATCGGCGATTTTGTTCGGCTTCAAGCGTCCGCTTGAGCTTGTGCGCGCCGGACGTTTGAACGGTTCGCTTGATTCGGCCGAGCTGCTCGAGAAGTTGATTCCCCGCCGCAGCACTTATTTGCTTGATTTTTTCTGA